A genomic stretch from Enterobacter oligotrophicus includes:
- the celB gene encoding PTS cellobiose transporter subunit IIC — protein sequence MNNVLGFLEAKLMPLAAKTAQQRHLGAIRGAYVSFMPFIIVGSILLVISSFPNQTYQQFMSQAFGQSWSAIIEIPFNAVFSTMSLFISFLVAFRLAEHYGEDRISCGILALVTFLILTPFIKVAENGGITVMPVEWIGSKGLFVAMIGSLLWTELFCWLKRKNLVIKMPDGVPPAVQESFAALIPALLVMILVLVIRIIFENTHYNTIHQFIYEVVATPVRHYGTSYFGALMTVFSITILWSVGINSGSMINGIIRPLWMENQTDNIAAIQAGTTPPHIITEQFFDMIWMGGAGATLSLVIAMLIFARSKNMREVARLGAGASVFNINEPILFGLPVIMNPIMLIPFNLVPLVLVTVQYAAMKIGAVAVTTGVFIPWTLPPVISGFIVTGHLSGSVMQLINLLIGAMLYLPFMRIVDKQYRAAEIATVTQTDTTLAKQE from the coding sequence ATGAACAATGTTCTGGGATTTCTTGAAGCAAAACTGATGCCGCTGGCGGCCAAAACGGCCCAGCAGCGTCATCTGGGTGCCATTCGTGGTGCCTACGTTTCATTCATGCCGTTTATCATCGTCGGCTCCATTCTGCTGGTGATCTCCTCGTTCCCGAACCAGACCTACCAGCAGTTTATGTCTCAGGCCTTTGGTCAAAGCTGGAGCGCTATTATCGAAATCCCGTTCAATGCGGTGTTCTCAACCATGTCGCTGTTTATCAGCTTCCTGGTGGCGTTTCGCCTGGCCGAGCATTATGGTGAAGACCGCATTTCATGCGGCATTCTGGCGCTGGTCACCTTTCTGATCCTGACGCCGTTTATCAAAGTGGCGGAAAACGGCGGCATTACCGTGATGCCGGTGGAGTGGATTGGCAGTAAAGGGCTGTTCGTGGCGATGATCGGCTCGCTGCTCTGGACGGAGTTATTCTGCTGGCTGAAGCGCAAAAATCTGGTTATCAAAATGCCGGATGGCGTGCCGCCAGCGGTACAGGAGTCCTTCGCCGCGCTGATCCCGGCGCTGCTGGTGATGATTCTGGTACTGGTTATCCGCATCATCTTTGAAAACACCCACTACAACACCATTCACCAGTTTATTTACGAGGTGGTTGCCACGCCGGTACGTCACTACGGCACTTCATACTTTGGTGCCCTGATGACGGTGTTCAGCATCACCATCCTGTGGTCAGTGGGCATTAACTCCGGTTCGATGATCAACGGCATTATTCGCCCGCTGTGGATGGAGAACCAGACCGATAACATCGCCGCTATTCAGGCCGGTACGACACCACCGCACATTATCACCGAACAGTTTTTTGACATGATCTGGATGGGTGGCGCGGGCGCTACGCTCTCGCTGGTGATTGCGATGCTGATTTTCGCGCGCAGTAAAAACATGCGCGAAGTGGCGAGGCTCGGCGCGGGGGCGTCGGTGTTTAATATCAACGAACCGATCCTGTTTGGCCTGCCGGTGATCATGAACCCGATCATGCTCATCCCGTTCAACCTGGTGCCGCTGGTGCTGGTCACCGTGCAGTATGCCGCAATGAAAATCGGCGCGGTTGCCGTCACCACCGGCGTCTTTATTCCCTGGACGCTGCCGCCGGTGATCAGCGGCTTTATCGTCACCGGGCATCTCAGCGGCAGCGTCATGCAGCTCATCAACCTGCTGATTGGTGCCATGCTGTATCTGCCTTTCATGCGTATCGTGGATAAACAGTACCGCGCCGCGGAAATTGCCACCGTTACGCAAACCGACACCACCCTTGCAAAACAGGAGTAA
- a CDS encoding XRE family transcriptional regulator, with translation MEIKLHANATTTPRIRRYLQQSAKSDRELAVELGISVTTVRRWRNREQVSDNHTTPKVIHKALRQEQVVLVNALRDATAAPLDELLLLVNDGLGIAVSRATLSRYLKPASAAQKGAALQGKKALKAGVMPQQLALHHLPLSLHMDDGGEQHLLWAREPVSGWCYARLYAGLSPQLLTRWTCELLEACPVDIQSIETFGFEVTLPERVVTVKVHPQKNSAVQVAVPLREIIPRLNVEAAGELLIQLCEFYNRGKTQKKLGESTPQAFLEALRRKD, from the coding sequence ATGGAAATTAAACTGCATGCCAATGCCACCACCACACCGCGTATTCGTCGTTATCTCCAGCAGTCTGCTAAAAGCGACAGAGAGCTGGCCGTTGAGCTGGGGATCTCCGTAACTACCGTCAGACGCTGGCGCAACCGTGAACAGGTTTCAGATAACCATACGACGCCAAAAGTGATACACAAAGCGCTGAGACAAGAGCAGGTTGTGCTGGTGAATGCACTGCGTGATGCCACCGCTGCACCGCTGGATGAATTGCTGCTGCTGGTCAACGACGGGCTGGGGATCGCCGTTTCCCGCGCCACTCTGAGCCGCTACCTCAAACCTGCGTCTGCTGCTCAAAAAGGGGCAGCACTGCAGGGGAAAAAAGCGCTGAAGGCAGGCGTCATGCCGCAGCAGCTGGCGCTGCATCATTTGCCTTTGTCGCTACATATGGATGATGGCGGGGAGCAACATCTGCTGTGGGCGCGCGAGCCGGTAAGCGGCTGGTGCTATGCCCGGCTCTATGCGGGCTTATCGCCTCAGTTGCTCACCCGCTGGACGTGCGAGCTGCTTGAAGCCTGCCCGGTTGATATACAATCTATTGAGACTTTTGGTTTTGAAGTGACATTGCCAGAGCGGGTCGTCACCGTAAAAGTACATCCGCAAAAAAACAGCGCAGTCCAGGTGGCGGTACCGTTACGCGAAATTATTCCGCGACTGAATGTTGAGGCTGCCGGAGAGCTGTTAATTCAACTCTGTGAGTTTTACAACCGCGGGAAAACGCAGAAAAAGCTGGGGGAGAGTACGCCGCAGGCGTTTCTGGAAGCGCTGCGGCGTAAAGATTAG
- the uraA gene encoding uracil permease: protein MTRRAIGVSERPPLLQTIPLSLQHLFAMFGATVLVPILFHINPATVLLFNGVGTLLYLFICKGKIPAYLGSSFAFISPVLLLLPLGYEVALGGFIMCGVLFCLVSFIVKKAGTGWLDVMFPPAAMGAIVAVIGLELAGVAANMAGLLPADGQSPDSKTIIISLVTLGVTVFGSVLFRGFMAIIPILIGVLAGYALSFAMGVVDTTPIAEAHWFALPTFYTPRFEWFAIFTILPAALVVIAEHVGHLVVTANIVKRDLIRDPGLHRSMFANGLSTIISGFFGSTPNTTYGENIGVMAITRVYSTWVIGGAAIIAILLSCVGKLAAAIQIIPVPVMGGVSLLLYGVIGASGIRVLIESKVDYSKAQNLILTSVILIIGVSGAKVHIGAAELKGMALATIVGVGLSLIFKLISVLRPEEVVLDADDSEKASQ from the coding sequence ATGACGCGCCGTGCTATCGGGGTGAGTGAAAGACCGCCGCTTTTACAGACAATCCCGCTTAGTTTGCAGCACCTGTTCGCCATGTTTGGCGCGACCGTGCTGGTGCCAATCCTGTTTCATATTAACCCGGCTACCGTGCTGCTGTTCAACGGCGTCGGTACGCTGCTTTACCTCTTCATCTGTAAAGGCAAAATCCCGGCCTATCTGGGATCGAGCTTTGCCTTTATCTCGCCGGTTCTGCTGTTGCTGCCGTTAGGTTACGAGGTCGCGCTGGGCGGCTTTATCATGTGCGGCGTGTTGTTCTGCCTGGTCTCTTTCATTGTGAAGAAAGCCGGTACGGGCTGGCTGGATGTGATGTTCCCACCAGCAGCGATGGGCGCAATCGTTGCCGTCATTGGTCTTGAGCTGGCGGGTGTCGCGGCGAACATGGCCGGTTTACTGCCTGCTGACGGCCAGTCACCGGATTCAAAAACCATCATCATCTCGCTGGTAACGCTGGGTGTGACAGTGTTTGGCTCCGTGCTGTTCCGCGGTTTCATGGCGATTATCCCGATCCTGATCGGTGTGCTGGCGGGCTATGCGCTCTCCTTCGCAATGGGTGTTGTCGATACCACGCCAATTGCCGAGGCGCACTGGTTTGCGCTGCCAACCTTCTATACCCCGCGTTTCGAATGGTTTGCCATCTTTACCATTCTGCCTGCCGCGCTGGTGGTTATTGCTGAACACGTCGGCCACCTGGTGGTTACGGCGAACATTGTGAAGCGTGACCTGATCCGCGATCCGGGTCTGCACCGTTCTATGTTTGCTAACGGCCTCTCCACCATTATCTCCGGTTTCTTTGGCTCCACGCCAAACACTACCTACGGTGAGAACATCGGCGTGATGGCGATTACCCGCGTCTACAGTACCTGGGTTATCGGTGGCGCGGCAATCATCGCCATTCTGCTCTCCTGTGTGGGCAAACTGGCGGCGGCGATTCAGATCATCCCTGTGCCGGTGATGGGCGGGGTTTCTCTGCTGCTGTACGGCGTGATCGGTGCCTCCGGTATCCGCGTGCTGATTGAGTCTAAAGTGGACTACAGCAAAGCGCAGAACCTGATCCTGACCTCCGTTATTCTGATCATCGGGGTGAGCGGTGCGAAGGTGCACATCGGTGCGGCAGAGCTGAAAGGCATGGCGCTGGCGACTATCGTGGGCGTCGGCCTGAGCCTCATCTTTAAGCTGATCTCTGTATTGCGTCCGGAAGAAGTGGTGCTGGATGCTGACGACAGCGAGAAAGCGTCACAGTGA
- a CDS encoding DnaA inactivator Hda, with translation MNGPAQLSLPLYLPDDETFASFWPGDNPSLLAALQNVLRQEHSGYIYIWSREGAGRSHLLHAACAELSARGDAVGYVPLDKRTWFVPEVLEGMEHLSLVCIDNIECVAGDEPWEMAIFNLYNRILESGKTRLLITGDRPPRQLNLGLPDLASRLDWGQIYKLQPLSDEDKLQALQLRARLRGFELPEDVGRFLLKRLDREMRTLFDTLDQLDRASITAQRKLTIPFVKDILKL, from the coding sequence CTGAACGGACCGGCACAGCTCTCTCTGCCACTCTATCTCCCTGACGACGAAACTTTCGCGAGTTTCTGGCCGGGTGATAACCCCTCTTTACTGGCTGCACTGCAAAACGTGCTGCGTCAGGAACACAGCGGATACATCTATATCTGGTCACGCGAAGGTGCGGGGCGTAGCCACCTGTTGCATGCTGCCTGTGCGGAGCTTTCGGCACGCGGTGATGCGGTAGGCTATGTGCCGCTGGATAAACGTACCTGGTTCGTGCCTGAAGTGCTGGAGGGAATGGAACATCTCTCACTAGTCTGCATCGATAATATCGAGTGCGTGGCGGGGGACGAGCCGTGGGAAATGGCGATCTTTAACCTCTATAACCGCATCCTGGAATCGGGCAAAACCCGGCTGCTGATCACCGGCGATCGCCCACCGCGTCAGCTCAATCTGGGGCTGCCGGATCTGGCGTCGCGTCTGGACTGGGGGCAAATTTACAAGCTGCAGCCGCTGTCGGATGAAGACAAACTCCAGGCGCTACAGTTACGCGCCAGACTGCGCGGGTTTGAACTGCCGGAAGACGTGGGGCGTTTTCTGCTCAAACGCCTGGATCGGGAAATGCGCACCCTCTTTGATACGCTCGATCAGCTTGATCGCGCGTCTATCACCGCCCAGCGCAAGCTGACCATTCCGTTTGTGAAAGATATTCTTAAGCTCTGA
- the upp gene encoding uracil phosphoribosyltransferase: protein MKIVEVKHPLVKHKLGLMREHDISTKRFRELASEVGSLLTYEATSDLETEKVTIEGWNGPVQVEQIKGKKITVVPILRAGLGMMEGVLEHVPSARISVVGIYRNEETLEPVPYFQKLVSNIDERMALVVDPMLATGGSMIATIDLLKKAGCSSIKVLVLVAAPEGIAALEKAHPDVELYTASVDQGLNEHGYIIPGLGDAGDKIFGTK, encoded by the coding sequence ATGAAGATTGTGGAAGTGAAACACCCACTCGTTAAACACAAGTTGGGCCTGATGCGTGAGCATGACATCAGCACGAAGCGTTTTCGCGAACTGGCTTCTGAAGTGGGCAGCCTGCTGACCTACGAAGCGACCTCTGATCTGGAAACAGAGAAAGTGACCATCGAAGGCTGGAACGGCCCGGTACAGGTTGAGCAGATCAAAGGTAAGAAAATTACCGTGGTGCCTATCCTGCGTGCGGGTCTCGGCATGATGGAAGGCGTGCTGGAGCACGTCCCAAGCGCGCGTATCAGCGTGGTGGGTATCTACCGTAATGAAGAGACTCTGGAGCCGGTTCCGTACTTCCAGAAGCTGGTGTCTAATATCGACGAGCGTATGGCGCTGGTGGTAGACCCAATGCTGGCGACCGGCGGTTCCATGATCGCCACCATTGACCTGCTGAAAAAAGCAGGCTGCAGCAGCATTAAAGTGCTGGTTCTGGTGGCGGCACCGGAAGGTATCGCGGCGCTGGAAAAAGCGCATCCGGACGTTGAACTTTATACCGCATCTGTCGACCAGGGGCTAAACGAGCACGGGTACATTATCCCTGGGCTTGGCGATGCCGGCGATAAGATTTTTGGTACTAAGTGA
- the bepA gene encoding beta-barrel assembly-enhancing protease, whose amino-acid sequence MFRQLRKTLVATLIAALTVGQAVPAFADSADSLPDMGTTAGSTLSIGQEMQMGDYYVRQLRGSAPLINDPLLVQYINGLGMRLVAHANSVKTPFHFYLINNDEINAFAFFGGNVVLHSALFRYSDNESQLASVMAHEISHVTQRHLARAMEDQKRNAPLTWVGALGSILLAMASPQAGMAALTGTLAGTRQGMISFTQQNEQEADRIGIQVLQRSGFDPQAMPSFLEKLLDQARYSSRPPEILLTHPLPESRLSDARNRANQMRPVVVQSSQDFYMAKVRTLGMYNSGRNQLTSDLLEALAKGNVREKNAAQYGQALQAMEASKYDEARKALQPLLAADPNNPWYLDLATDIDLGQKKATDAINRLKGAKDVRTNPVLQLNLANAYLQGGQAQEAATILNRYTFNNKDDQNGWDLLAQAEAQLGNRDQELAARAEGFALVGRLDQAISLLSSASSQVKLGSLQQARYDARIDQLRGLQQRFKPYEKM is encoded by the coding sequence ATGTTCAGGCAGTTGAGAAAAACACTGGTTGCGACACTTATCGCCGCGCTGACGGTTGGTCAGGCAGTACCCGCTTTCGCTGACTCAGCCGATTCATTGCCGGATATGGGCACCACAGCAGGAAGCACGCTCTCCATTGGCCAGGAGATGCAGATGGGTGATTACTATGTTCGCCAGTTGCGTGGCAGCGCCCCCTTAATTAATGACCCGCTGCTGGTGCAGTACATTAACGGTCTGGGCATGCGGCTTGTCGCACACGCCAATTCGGTGAAAACGCCGTTCCATTTCTATTTAATCAATAACGACGAAATCAACGCCTTCGCCTTCTTTGGCGGGAACGTGGTGTTGCACTCGGCGTTATTCCGCTACTCCGATAACGAAAGCCAGCTGGCGTCTGTCATGGCGCACGAAATTTCGCACGTGACCCAGCGCCATCTGGCGCGCGCGATGGAAGATCAGAAACGGAACGCCCCGCTGACCTGGGTCGGCGCGTTAGGCTCCATTCTGCTGGCGATGGCAAGCCCGCAGGCCGGTATGGCGGCGCTCACCGGCACGCTGGCGGGAACGCGTCAGGGGATGATCAGCTTTACCCAGCAGAACGAGCAGGAAGCGGACCGCATCGGGATTCAGGTCCTGCAGCGTTCGGGCTTTGACCCGCAGGCCATGCCGAGCTTCCTGGAAAAACTGCTCGACCAGGCACGTTACTCGTCGCGCCCGCCAGAAATTCTGCTGACCCACCCGTTGCCGGAAAGCCGCCTCTCTGACGCGCGTAACCGCGCCAACCAGATGCGCCCTGTCGTCGTGCAATCCTCGCAGGATTTCTACATGGCAAAAGTCAGAACGCTTGGCATGTATAACTCCGGGCGTAACCAGCTCACCAGCGACCTGCTGGAGGCGCTGGCAAAAGGCAATGTGCGAGAGAAAAACGCCGCCCAGTATGGTCAGGCGTTGCAGGCGATGGAAGCCAGTAAATACGATGAGGCACGCAAAGCGCTACAGCCCCTGCTGGCAGCCGATCCTAATAATCCCTGGTATCTCGATCTGGCAACGGATATCGACCTCGGGCAGAAAAAAGCCACCGACGCCATTAACCGTCTGAAAGGCGCGAAAGATGTGCGAACTAATCCGGTGTTGCAGCTCAACCTGGCGAATGCTTACTTACAGGGTGGACAGGCGCAGGAAGCGGCGACCATTCTCAACCGCTACACCTTTAATAATAAAGACGATCAAAACGGCTGGGATCTGCTGGCGCAGGCGGAAGCCCAGCTCGGTAACCGCGATCAGGAGCTGGCCGCGCGTGCCGAAGGGTTCGCACTGGTCGGGCGTCTGGATCAGGCTATTTCGTTGCTGAGCAGCGCCAGCTCGCAGGTGAAACTCGGCAGCCTGCAACAGGCGCGCTACGATGCGCGTATCGATCAGCTACGCGGTCTGCAGCAGCGCTTCAAGCCGTACGAAAAGATGTAA
- a CDS encoding leucyl aminopeptidase family protein: protein MITFQLITTLSDAKPQSHLIASATCAHLPETALIAEMRESDSIADTRFGCAPFARISLLPDALWQDALTGGLLAALRPLLASPVSSDVILDVTHIDDVVLALVLRFLFNQAHTLNDLQLKKTDDAAVRLKHITALCLPEQQEKMETLFRQQQAIAGGMVAARRLADTPSDRCTPQFMVEEAQKLCAAFPALRCEVLDEKQIVEHGLGLLHAVGKGASCPPRLLAIHYNGVSDGPVRCYVGKGITFDTGGLWLKEGAGMYTMKYDMCGAANVLGLMLSVAELKLPVRIMGVLALAENAIGPDAMQPGTVARACNGTTVEINNTDAEGRLVLADAIAWASQRHPQARYIIDMATLTGAVVKALGYEFSGLMTQNELMRDFLTQAGKRSGDEVWSLPLDARLKKQTESTIADLCNTPTNNAAISASAAWLLHHFCPPTIPWAHLDISGTALWRENGKSVASGRPIPLLVEHLMRDL, encoded by the coding sequence ATGATTACCTTTCAGTTAATTACCACACTTTCAGACGCGAAGCCACAGAGCCATTTGATTGCCAGCGCCACCTGTGCTCATTTGCCGGAAACTGCGCTTATCGCGGAAATGCGCGAATCGGACAGCATCGCTGACACCCGCTTTGGCTGTGCCCCGTTTGCGCGGATCAGCCTGCTGCCGGATGCGCTCTGGCAGGACGCGCTGACCGGGGGATTGCTCGCCGCGCTGCGACCACTGCTGGCCTCCCCTGTCAGTTCTGATGTGATACTGGACGTCACACATATCGACGACGTTGTGCTGGCACTGGTGCTGCGTTTTCTTTTCAACCAGGCACACACGCTCAACGATCTGCAACTGAAGAAAACAGACGACGCGGCAGTACGTCTTAAACACATTACCGCCCTCTGTCTGCCAGAGCAGCAGGAAAAGATGGAGACTCTTTTCCGCCAGCAGCAGGCTATTGCAGGTGGTATGGTTGCTGCACGACGCCTGGCGGATACCCCTTCCGATCGCTGCACGCCGCAGTTTATGGTGGAGGAGGCGCAAAAACTGTGTGCCGCCTTCCCTGCCCTGCGCTGCGAAGTGCTGGACGAAAAGCAGATTGTTGAACACGGTCTGGGGCTGCTGCATGCCGTCGGCAAAGGAGCATCCTGCCCGCCGCGCCTGCTGGCAATCCATTACAATGGCGTGTCCGACGGCCCGGTGCGCTGTTATGTCGGCAAAGGCATTACCTTCGATACCGGCGGCCTGTGGCTGAAGGAAGGCGCAGGCATGTACACCATGAAGTACGATATGTGCGGTGCGGCAAACGTACTGGGGCTGATGCTCAGCGTTGCGGAGCTGAAACTCCCCGTTCGCATCATGGGCGTGCTGGCGCTGGCGGAAAACGCCATTGGCCCGGACGCCATGCAGCCCGGCACTGTGGCAAGAGCCTGCAATGGTACCACGGTGGAAATCAATAATACCGATGCCGAAGGCCGACTGGTCCTGGCGGACGCCATTGCCTGGGCCAGCCAGCGGCATCCGCAAGCTCGCTACATCATCGACATGGCAACCTTAACCGGCGCGGTGGTGAAAGCGCTGGGATATGAATTCAGTGGTTTAATGACGCAAAATGAGTTGATGCGCGATTTTCTCACCCAAGCAGGGAAAAGAAGCGGTGACGAAGTGTGGTCTTTACCCCTGGATGCCCGCTTGAAAAAGCAGACCGAGAGTACCATCGCCGATCTGTGCAACACACCGACCAATAATGCAGCAATCAGTGCGTCGGCGGCGTGGCTGCTGCACCACTTTTGCCCGCCGACGATCCCGTGGGCGCATCTGGATATTAGCGGTACGGCATTGTGGCGGGAAAACGGTAAGAGCGTGGCGTCGGGAAGACCGATTCCGCTGCTGGTGGAGCATCTGATGAGGGATCTTTAG
- the arsC gene encoding arsenate reductase (glutaredoxin) (This arsenate reductase requires both glutathione and glutaredoxin to convert arsenate to arsenite, after which the efflux transporter formed by ArsA and ArsB can extrude the arsenite from the cell, providing resistance.) yields the protein MTDAVKIYHNPRCSKSRDTLSLLKSNGIDPDVVLYLETPPDARTIHQLLQMLGMGSARELMRQKEDLYTSLNLDDTHLSEEQLIQAMVENPKLIERPIVVANGKARIGRPPEDVLEIL from the coding sequence ATGACAGACGCGGTAAAAATTTACCATAACCCTCGCTGCTCGAAGAGCCGCGACACGCTCAGCCTGCTGAAGTCTAACGGCATCGATCCCGATGTGGTGCTGTATCTGGAAACACCACCGGACGCGAGGACGATTCACCAGTTGCTGCAGATGCTGGGGATGGGCAGTGCGAGAGAGCTGATGCGCCAGAAAGAAGATCTCTACACGTCGCTCAATCTTGATGACACGCACCTCTCTGAAGAGCAGCTAATTCAGGCAATGGTTGAGAATCCGAAGCTGATTGAGCGCCCGATCGTGGTGGCAAACGGCAAAGCGCGGATTGGCCGGCCACCGGAAGACGTACTCGAGATCCTCTAA
- a CDS encoding N(4)-(beta-N-acetylglucosaminyl)-L-asparaginase gives MWGIIATWRMALEGVTESASALAAGKPVAGAVVDAVAAVEDFPLYKSVGYGGLPTENGEVELDAAYMDGDTLAFGAVGNLVDIANPVRVAHALSRQRYNSLLVGQGAREWALSQGFADKTMLTDRAMQHYRKRCRETLDKGLSPYDGHDTVGIIGLDKQGSMSVATSTSGLFMKKRGRIGDSPIIGSGFYCDSETGAATATGVGEDLMKGCTSYEIVRRMAQGMSPQQAADSVVFELEDKLMSRFGRVGDLSVVCMNNKGEFGAATNIKTFSFVVATSRQPLTVFRTERQREKTHYQAVDEEWMQAYAARIRAPIEEQ, from the coding sequence ATGTGGGGAATTATCGCAACCTGGCGAATGGCGCTTGAAGGCGTAACGGAGTCTGCGTCTGCTCTGGCTGCGGGAAAACCAGTGGCGGGCGCGGTAGTCGATGCCGTGGCTGCCGTGGAGGACTTTCCGCTGTATAAATCCGTCGGCTACGGCGGGCTACCGACTGAAAACGGCGAGGTCGAACTGGACGCGGCCTACATGGATGGCGACACGCTGGCATTTGGTGCCGTGGGCAATCTGGTGGATATCGCCAACCCGGTGCGCGTGGCGCACGCGCTTAGCCGCCAGCGTTATAACAGCCTGCTGGTCGGCCAGGGCGCGCGCGAATGGGCGCTGAGCCAGGGCTTTGCCGACAAAACCATGCTCACCGACCGCGCGATGCAGCACTACCGTAAGCGCTGCCGCGAGACGCTGGATAAGGGCTTAAGCCCGTATGACGGCCACGATACGGTCGGCATTATCGGTCTTGATAAACAAGGATCAATGAGCGTCGCCACCTCCACCAGCGGCCTGTTTATGAAAAAGCGCGGACGCATTGGCGACTCACCGATTATCGGCTCCGGCTTTTACTGCGACAGTGAAACCGGCGCGGCCACGGCCACGGGTGTTGGCGAAGACCTGATGAAAGGCTGCACCAGCTACGAAATCGTTCGCCGCATGGCACAAGGCATGTCGCCGCAGCAGGCGGCGGACTCGGTGGTGTTCGAGCTGGAGGATAAGCTGATGTCACGCTTTGGCCGCGTGGGCGATCTTTCCGTGGTGTGCATGAACAACAAGGGCGAATTCGGTGCCGCGACCAACATCAAAACCTTCTCGTTTGTCGTCGCGACGTCTCGCCAGCCACTTACTGTGTTTCGTACCGAGCGTCAGCGTGAAAAAACGCATTACCAGGCCGTGGATGAGGAGTGGATGCAAGCCTATGCCGCGCGGATACGCGCGCCGATCGAGGAACAATGA